The following coding sequences lie in one Arabidopsis thaliana chromosome 3, partial sequence genomic window:
- a CDS encoding U11/U12 small nuclear ribonucleoprotein (unknown protein; FUNCTIONS IN: molecular_function unknown; INVOLVED IN: biological_process unknown; EXPRESSED IN: 7 plant structures; EXPRESSED DURING: F mature embryo stage, petal differentiation and expansion stage, E expanded cotyledon stage, D bilateral stage.), whose translation MDRPPSLPHYQNPNPNLFYHYPPPNSNPNFFFRPPPPPLQNPNNYSIVPSPPPIRELSGTLSSLKSLLSECQRTLDSLSQNLALDHSSLLQKDENGCFVRCPFDSNHFMPPEALFLHSLRCPNTLDLIHLLESFSSYRNTLELPCELQLNNGDGDLCISLDDLADFGSNFFYRDCPGAVKFSELDGKKRTLTLPHVLSVECSDFVGSDEKVKKIVLDKCLGVLPSDLCAMKNEIDQWRDFPSSYSSSVLSSIVGSKVVEISALRKWILVNSTRYGVIIDTFMRDHIFLLFRLCLKSAVKEACGFRMESDATDVGEQKIMSCKSSTFECPVFIQVLSWLASQLAVLYGEGNGKFFALDMFKQCIVESASQVMLFRLEGTRSKCSGVVEDLDDARLRNKDVIMEKPFENSSGGECGKTLDSPQVISVSRVSAAVAALYERSLLEEKIRAVRYAQPLTRYQRIISCLHLSLIPHDVSERNRRCSYRPIIDHDGRPRQRSLNQDMDKMKTREELLAEERDYKRRRMSYRGKKVKRTPRQVLHDMIEEYTEEIKLAGGIGCFEKGMPLQSRSPIGNDQKESDFGYSIPSTDKQWKGENRADIEYPIDNRQNSDKVKRHDEYDSGSSQRQQSHRSYKHSDRRDDKLRDRRKDKHNDRRDDEFTRTKRHSIEGESYQNYRSSREKSSSDYKTKRDDPYDRRSQQPRNQNLFEDRYIPTEKE comes from the exons ATGGATCGACCACCGTCGTTGCCACActatcaaaaccctaatccgaACCTCTTCTACCACTATCCTCCTCCAAATTCTAATCCTAATTTCTTCTTCCgacctcctccacctcctcttCAAAATCCTAACAATTACTCCATCGTTCCGTCTCCGCCGCCGATTCGCGAGCTCTCCGGTACACTCTCTTCTTTAAAATCCCTGTTGTCAGAATGTCAAAGAACCTTAGATTCTCTCTCGCAAAATCTAGCTTTAGatcactcttctcttctccagaAGGACGAAAATGGCTGTTTTGTTCGTTGCCCTTTTGATTCAAATCACTTTATGCCACCTGaagctctctttcttcattcaCTTCGTTGCCCAAATACTCTTGACCtcattcatcttcttgaatCCTTTAGTAGTTACCGGAACACGCTCGAGTTACCATGTGAACTACAGTTGAACAACGGTGATGGTGATCTCTGTATCTCTTTAGATGACTTGGCCGATTTTGGGAGCAATTTCTTCTACCGAGATTGTCCAGGAGCTGTTAAATTCTCTGAGCTCGATGGAAAAAAACGAACTTTAACACTTCCTCATGTTCTATCTGTGGAATGTAGCGATTTTGTAGGTTCTGATGAGAAGGTGAAAAAGATTGTCTTGGATAAATGCTTAGGAGTCTTACCGTCTGATCTTTGTGCAATGAAGAATGAGATTGATCAATGGAGGGATTTCCCAAGTTCGTATTCCTCTAGTGTTCTTTCTTCGATTGTGGGTTCAAAAGTGGTTGAAATAAGTGCATTGAGGAAATGGATTCTGGTTAATTCGACGAGATATGGTGTTATAATTGATACATTCATGAGGGATCATATATTCTTACTCTTTCGGTTGTGTCTCAAATCTGCTGTGAAAGAAGCTTGTGGATTTAGGATGGAGTCTGATGCTACTGATGTTGGTGAGCAGAAGATTATGAGCTGCAAGAGTAGTACATTTGAGTGTCCAGTCTTCATTCAAGTCTTGTCTTGGTTAGCTTCTCAACTTGCTGTCTTGTATGGAGAAGGAAATGGGAAGTTTTTTGCTTTGGACATGTTTAAACAGTGCATAGTAGAATCTGCCTCTCAGGTAATGTTGTTCCGGTTAGAAGGAACTAGATCTAAATGCTCTGGAGTTGTCGAGGATTTGGATGATGCAAGGTTGAGAAATAAGGATGTGATCATGGAGAAGCCCTTTGAGAATAGTTCAGGTGGGGAATGTGGCAAAACTTTGGACAGTCCACAGGTGATATCTGTGTCCCGTGTTTCAGCAGCTGTTGCAGCTTTGTATGAAAGATCCTTgcttgaagaaaaaataagggCAGTTCGATATGCCCAACCACTAACGAGATATCAGCG CATCATTTCATGTTTGCATTTGAGTTTGATTCCTCATGATGTCTCT GAACGGAATAGACGTTGTAGCTACCGACCTATTATTGATCATGATGGTCGTCCGAGACAACGCTCATTAAATCAG GATATGGATAAAATGAAGACAAGGGAAGAGCTTTTAGCTGAAGAGAGAGATTATAAGCGTCGTCGAATGTCATACCGTGGAAAGAAGGTGAAACGAACGCCTCGACAG GTCTTACATGATATGATAGAAGAATATACAGAAGAAATTAAGCTAGCAGGAGGTATTGGATGTTTTGAGAAAGGAATGCCATTACAATCCCGGTCTCCTATAGGCAACGACCAGAAAGAAAGTGACTTTGGATACAGTATACCATCAACAGATAAGCAATGGAAAGGAGAGAACCGTGCAGATATTGAATATCCAATCGATAATAGACAAAATTCAGATAAAGTAAAGCGACATGATGAGTATGATTCAGGTAGCTCGCAGAGACAGCAGAGTCACAGATCATATAAGCACAGTGATCGAAGAGATGACAAGCTCCGTGATCGAAGAAAGGACAAGCACAATGATCGAAGAGATGACGAATTCACAAGGACCAAACGACATAGCATTGAAGGGGAATCTTATCAAAACTACAGATCATCTCGTGAGAAGAGTTCTTCAGATTATAAGACCAAAAGGGATGATCCTTATGACCGCCGCAGTCAGCAACCTAggaatcaaaatttgtttgaagATAGATACATACCAACAGAAAAAGAGTGA
- a CDS encoding RmlC-like cupins superfamily protein (RmlC-like cupins superfamily protein; FUNCTIONS IN: manganese ion binding, nutrient reservoir activity; INVOLVED IN: biological_process unknown; LOCATED IN: endomembrane system, apoplast; CONTAINS InterPro DOMAIN/s: Cupin, RmlC-type (InterPro:IPR011051), Cupin 1 (InterPro:IPR006045), RmlC-like jelly roll fold (InterPro:IPR014710), Germin (InterPro:IPR001929), Germin, manganese binding site (InterPro:IPR019780); BEST Arabidopsis thaliana protein match is: RmlC-like cupins superfamily protein (TAIR:AT3G04150.1); Has 1493 Blast hits to 1488 proteins in 87 species: Archae - 0; Bacteria - 18; Metazoa - 0; Fungi - 17; Plants - 1446; Viruses - 0; Other Eukaryotes - 12 (source: NCBI BLink).), whose amino-acid sequence MKYPFQCFLAKIILLALASSFVSCYDPSPLQDYCVAVPEKNGVFVNGEFCKDPKLVTSDDFFASGLNIPGNTNKRLGSFVNPANIPGLNTLGVGIARIDFAPGGLIPPHIHPRASEIILVIKGKLLVGFVSSNDYNYTLFSKILYPGDVFVHPIGLVQFHANIGKTNAVAIGAVGSQNPGYISVGDAVFGSKPPIDPKILAKAFALDINIVRYLRKVFSPQDDIVND is encoded by the exons atgaaatatCCTTTTCAGTGTTTTCTAGCTAAAATCATTTTGCTGGCTTTAGCATCTTCGTTTGTCTCTTGTTACGACCCATCTCCTCTTCAAGACTACTGTGTTGCCGTCCCCGAAAAAAACGGAG TTTTCGTAAATGGAGAATTCTGCAAAGATCCAAAACTAGTAACATCAGATGATTTCTTTGCTTCTGGCCTTAACATCCCGGGAAACACCAACAAACGCCTTGGCTCCTTTGTGAACCCCGCTAATATCCCCGGTCTCAACACTCTTGGGGTCGGCATCGCCCGTATTGACTTTGCCCCTGGTGGTCTAATCCCACCGCACATACATCCACGCGCCTCCGAGATCATCTTAGTCATCAAGGGAAAGCTCCTAGTCGGTTTTGTATCGTCGAACGACTACAACTACACACTCTTCTCCAAAATTCTTTATCCCGGAGATGTGTTTGTTCATCCCATCGGATTGGTACAATTTCATGCAAACATAGGGAAGACAAATGCGGTTGCGATTGGGGCGGTTGGGAGCCAAAATCCTGGTTATATCTCGGTAGGTGATGCAGTTTTCGGGTCGAAGCCTCCGATTGACCCAAAGATTTTGGCTAAAGCTTTTGCGTTGGACATCAATATAGTAAGATATCTTCGAAAAGTGTTTTCTCCTCAAGATGATATCGTTAATGATTAA
- a CDS encoding RmlC-like cupins superfamily protein (RmlC-like cupins superfamily protein; FUNCTIONS IN: manganese ion binding, nutrient reservoir activity; INVOLVED IN: biological_process unknown; LOCATED IN: endomembrane system, apoplast; CONTAINS InterPro DOMAIN/s: Cupin, RmlC-type (InterPro:IPR011051), Cupin 1 (InterPro:IPR006045), RmlC-like jelly roll fold (InterPro:IPR014710), Germin (InterPro:IPR001929); BEST Arabidopsis thaliana protein match is: RmlC-like cupins superfamily protein (TAIR:AT3G04190.1); Has 1490 Blast hits to 1486 proteins in 89 species: Archae - 2; Bacteria - 16; Metazoa - 1; Fungi - 23; Plants - 1436; Viruses - 0; Other Eukaryotes - 12 (source: NCBI BLink).): protein MEGLLQFLLAKIILLALASSFVYCYDPSPLQDYCVATNETNGVYVNGEFCKDPKRVTTNDFYTSGLNVPGNTIIGPGARNTVVDVERLPGLNTLGVDIARYDFAPGGLDPPHTHPRGSQIFLVMKGKLFVGFVSSNEYNYTLFTKVLYPGDVFVFPKGLIHFHANIGETNAVVISAGGSQDPGRIIIGDAVFGSKPLIDPKVLAKAFALDYNKVKYLQAVFS from the exons atggaAGGTCTTTTGCAGTTTCTATTAgccaaaatcattttgttgGCTTTAGCATCTTCGTTTGTATATTGTTACGACCCATCTCCTCTTCAAGACTACTGTGTTGCCACCAACGAAACTAATGGAG TTTATGTAAATGGAGAGTTCTGCAAAGATCCAAAACGTGTAACAACCAATGATTTTTATACTTCCGGCCTAAACGTCCCCGGAAACACCATCATCGGGCCCGGCGCTAGAAACACCGTCGTGGATGTCGAAAGACTGCCTGGTCTCAACACTCTTGGGGTCGACATTGCCCGCTATGACTTTGCCCCGGGCGGTCTAGACCCACCTCACACACACCCGCGTGGCAGCCAGATCTTCTTAGTCATGAAGGGCAAGCTTTTCGTTGGTTTTGTGTCGTCAAATGAATACAACTACACGCTCTTCACCAAAGTTCTTTATCCGGGAGATGTATTTGTGTTTCCCAAAGGTTTGATACATTTTCATGCGAATATTGGGGAGACAAATGCCGTTGTGATTTCTGCGGGTGGGAGCCAAGACCCCGGTAGGATCATAATAGGTGATGCGGTTTTCGGATCAAAACCTTTGATTGATCCCAAGGTTTTGGCTAAAGCTTTTGCGTTGGACTACAACAAAGTGAAATATCTTCAGGCAGTGTTTTCTTGA
- a CDS encoding uncharacterized protein (unknown protein; FUNCTIONS IN: molecular_function unknown; INVOLVED IN: biological_process unknown; LOCATED IN: cellular_component unknown; Has 30201 Blast hits to 17322 proteins in 780 species: Archae - 12; Bacteria - 1396; Metazoa - 17338; Fungi - 3422; Plants - 5037; Viruses - 0; Other Eukaryotes - 2996 (source: NCBI BLink).) translates to MLESNQNPSLVLLAFTAPISSFSAGEIKVLKSSSIGSTQSITNHHRRSGNLGWLLQFQNQFVEHKPDSEDLTDTAHVDQCCSMCHERSSLVQQENRST, encoded by the exons ATGTTAGAGTCTAATCAAAATCCTTCTTTGGTGCTCCTCGCTTTCACTGCCCcgatctcttctttctccgcCGGTGAAATTAAGGTTCTGAAATCATCCTCGATTGGGTCAACACAATCAATCACGAATCATCATCGGCGATCAG GCAATCTTGGTTGGCTCCTCCAATTTCAGAACCAGTTTGTGGAGCATAAGCCAGATTCTGAGGACTTGACTGATACAGCACACGTTGACCAATGCTGCTCTATGTGTCATGAGAGAAGTAGCCTGgttcaacaagaaaacaggaGCACATAG
- a CDS encoding uncharacterized protein (unknown protein; Has 30201 Blast hits to 17322 proteins in 780 species: Archae - 12; Bacteria - 1396; Metazoa - 17338; Fungi - 3422; Plants - 5037; Viruses - 0; Other Eukaryotes - 2996 (source: NCBI BLink).) — translation MSELGHGSGIQGLGMAIYWKHDLSLLWPISQLTEQCGLRSNDDLNQKTTDHLA, via the coding sequence ATGTCAGAGCTGGGACATGGATCAGGGATTCAGGGTCTTGGTATGGCTATTTACTGGAAGCATGATCTATCTCTTCTATGGCCGATCTCACAGCTTACTGAACAATGTGGTTTACGTTCCAACGACGACTTGAACCAGAAAACAACAGATCATCTTGCTTAA
- a CDS encoding RmlC-like cupins superfamily protein (RmlC-like cupins superfamily protein; FUNCTIONS IN: manganese ion binding, nutrient reservoir activity; INVOLVED IN: biological_process unknown; LOCATED IN: endomembrane system, apoplast; CONTAINS InterPro DOMAIN/s: Cupin, RmlC-type (InterPro:IPR011051), Cupin 1 (InterPro:IPR006045), RmlC-like jelly roll fold (InterPro:IPR014710), Germin (InterPro:IPR001929), Germin, manganese binding site (InterPro:IPR019780); BEST Arabidopsis thaliana protein match is: RmlC-like cupins superfamily protein (TAIR:AT3G04180.1); Has 1477 Blast hits to 1475 proteins in 86 species: Archae - 0; Bacteria - 12; Metazoa - 0; Fungi - 23; Plants - 1430; Viruses - 0; Other Eukaryotes - 12 (source: NCBI BLink).) has product MKGLLHFLLAKIILLALASSFVYCYEPSPLQDYCVATNETNGVYVNGKFCKDPKCVTANDFYTSGLNVPGNTSTGPGVKITVVDVKRMPGLNTLGVDIARIDFAPGGLYPPHTHPRGSEIFLVMKGKLFVGFVSSNEYNYTLFTKVLYPGDVFVFPKGLIQFHANIGKTNAVVIAATGSQNPGRIIIGNAVFGSKPLIDPKVLAKAFALDFNKVKYFQAVFS; this is encoded by the exons atgaaaggtcttctgcattttcttttagccaaaatcattttgttgGCTTTAGCATCTTCGTTTGTATATTGTTACGAACCATCTCCTCTTCAAGACTACTGTGTTGCCACCAACGAAACTAATGGAG TTTATGTAAATGGAAAGTTCTGCAAAGATCCAAAATGTGTAACGGCGAATGATTTTTACACTTCCGGCCTAAACGTTCCCGGAAATACCAGCACCGGTCCGGGCGTCAAAATCACCGTCGTGGATGTCAAAAGAATGCCTGGTCTCAACACTCTTGGGGTCGACATTGCCCGCATTGACTTCGCCCCGGGCGGTCTATACCCACCTCACACCCACCCACGTGGCAGCGAGATCTTCTTAGTCATGAAGGGCAAGCTTTTCGTTGGATTTGTGTCGTCGAACGAATACAACTACACGCTCTTCACCAAAGTTCTTTATCCGGGAGATGTATTTGTGTTTCCCAAAGGTTTGATACAATTTCATGCGAATATTGGAAAGACAAATGCGGTTGTGATTGCTGCAACTGGGAGCCAAAACCCCGGTAGGATCATAATAGGTAATGCGGTTTTCGGATCGAAACCTTTGATTGATCCCAAGGTTTTGGCTAAAGCTTTTGCGTTGGACTTCAACAAAGTGAAATATTTTCAGGCAGTGTTCTCTTGA
- a CDS encoding RmlC-like cupins superfamily protein (RmlC-like cupins superfamily protein; FUNCTIONS IN: manganese ion binding, nutrient reservoir activity; INVOLVED IN: biological_process unknown; LOCATED IN: endomembrane system, apoplast; EXPRESSED IN: stem, male gametophyte, root, leaf; EXPRESSED DURING: L mature pollen stage, LP.06 six leaves visible, LP.04 four leaves visible; CONTAINS InterPro DOMAIN/s: Cupin, RmlC-type (InterPro:IPR011051), Cupin 1 (InterPro:IPR006045), RmlC-like jelly roll fold (InterPro:IPR014710), Germin (InterPro:IPR001929), Germin, manganese binding site (InterPro:IPR019780); BEST Arabidopsis thaliana protein match is: RmlC-like cupins superfamily protein (TAIR:AT3G05950.1); Has 1512 Blast hits to 1510 proteins in 90 species: Archae - 0; Bacteria - 4; Metazoa - 0; Fungi - 40; Plants - 1456; Viruses - 0; Other Eukaryotes - 12 (source: NCBI BLink).), with protein sequence MMEVLLRLLVTQVILLALATSFVSCYDPNPLQDFCVAASETNRVFVNGKFCKDPKSVTANDFSYSGLNIARNTTNFLGSNVTTVDVNKIPGLNTLGVSLARLDFAQGGQNPPHIHPRATEILVVTKGKLLVGFVSSNQDNNRLFYKVLKRGDVFVFPIGLIHFQMNVRRTRAVAFAGFGSQNPGTIRIADAVFGSNPSIPQEVLAKAFQLDVKLVRFLHIVFGPPLW encoded by the exons atgatggAAGTGCTTCTTCGCTTGCTTGTAACTCAAGTTATCTTATTGGCTTTAGCAACTTCATTTGTATCTTGTTACGATCCAAATCCTCTTCAAGACTTTTGTGTTGCCGCCAGCGAAACTAATAGAG TTTTCGTGAATGGCAAATTCTGTAAAGATCCAAAATCAGTAACGGCCAATGATTTCTCTTATTCGGGACTCAACATCGCCCGAAACACCACCAACTTCCTCGGTTCTAATGTCACAACCGTAGATGTCAACAAAATCCCTGGCCTCAACACCCTCGGAGTCTCCCTCGCTCGCTTAGACTTTGCTCAGGGAGGTCAAAACCCACCGCACATACATCCACGCGCCACTGAAATACTCGTAGTCACCAAAGGAAAACTCCTGGTTGGGTTTGTGTCTTCGAACCAAGACAACAATAGACTGTTCTACAAGGTTCTTAAACGAGGAGACGTTTTTGTGTTTCCCATTGGTTTGATACATTTTCAAATGAACGTTCGGAGGACAAGGGCGGTCGCGTTTGCTGGGTTTGGGAGCCAGAATCCTGGTACCATTAGGATTGCAGACGCGGTTTTTGGATCGAACCCTTCGATTCCTCAAGAGGTGTTGGCTAAAGCTTTTCAATTAGACGTTAAATTGGTTAGATTTCTCCACATAGTGTTTGGTCCGCCATTATGGTAG
- a CDS encoding Disease resistance protein (TIR-NBS class) (Disease resistance protein (TIR-NBS class); FUNCTIONS IN: transmembrane receptor activity, ATP binding; INVOLVED IN: signal transduction, apoptosis, defense response, innate immune response; LOCATED IN: intrinsic to membrane, endomembrane system; EXPRESSED IN: 18 plant structures; EXPRESSED DURING: 11 growth stages; CONTAINS InterPro DOMAIN/s: NB-ARC (InterPro:IPR002182), Disease resistance protein (InterPro:IPR000767), Toll-Interleukin receptor (InterPro:IPR000157); BEST Arabidopsis thaliana protein match is: Disease resistance protein (TIR-NBS-LRR class) family (TAIR:AT5G38340.1); Has 7287 Blast hits to 7131 proteins in 234 species: Archae - 2; Bacteria - 61; Metazoa - 8; Fungi - 0; Plants - 7211; Viruses - 0; Other Eukaryotes - 5 (source: NCBI BLink).) → MDSYFFLGTVVVVALAIYTLLGTISFMVYRKFRLHQEKNNISSCFSFSSCFSFSSSSSTSSPGRKHQVFPSFHGADVRKSFLSHIMKEFKSKGIDIFIDKDIKRGKSIGPELTEAIRGSRVAIVFLSRKYASSSWCLNELALIMKCRKELGLTVMTLFYDLDPTDVRKQTGDFGMAFKETCKGKTKDEIGRWRHALEEVAKIAGYHSSIWDNEADMIGIVTTDISNTLNISTPSSDFSDLVGMEDHMKKLERMLYLDLNDVRMIGIWGPPGIGKTSIARVLFRKHSDSFDLSVFMETVKGYTRPGCSDEHGLKLHLQQQFLSQIFNQKDVEVPHLGVVQDRLRDKRVLVVLDDVDQSAQLEAMAKENKWFGPGSRIIITTQDRRLLKAHGIKDVYKVDLPPPDDAFQIFCMYAFGKTSPKHGFEELAWEATYLSGIHPSGIKSMGSYFRKMSKPEWVNALQRLRTSKLDSESPRTHRKLINRLRNVKQKMLSNTLSRIRKHQIASAAAKAASVYETSIKEEVDSSAESLNH, encoded by the exons ATggattcttattttttccttggcactgttgttgttgttgctcttgCAATCTACACGCTTTTGGGAACAATATCTTTTATGGTTTATAGAAAATTCAGGTTACACCAAGAGAAGAACAACATAtcatcttgtttttctttttcatcttgcttttctttttcatcttcttcatcgacTTCGTCGCCCGGTCGTAAACACCAAGTCTTTCCAAGTTTCCACGGGGCAGATGTACGCAAATCCTTTCTCAGCCACATCATGAAGGAGTTCAAAAGCAAGGGAATCGACATATTCATTGATAAAGATATCAAGAGGGGTAAGTCCATCGGTCCTGAGCTCACAGAAGCTATCAGAGGATCGAGGGTTGCGATTGTCTTCCTCTCGAGGAAATATGCTTCTTCGTCGTGGTGCCTGAATGAGTTGGCACTGATCATGAAGTGCAGAAAAGAGTTGGGTCTAACAGTGATGACCCTTTTCTATGACTTGGACCCAACTGATGTAAGGAAGCAGACCGGAGATTTTGGGATGGCCTTCAAAGAAACTTGTAAAGGTAAAACAAAGGATGAAATTGGAAGATGGAGACATGCTTTGGAGGAAGTCGCCAAAATCGCCGGTTACCATTCAAGCATATG GGATAATGAAGCGGACATGATCGGAATAGTCACCACTGATATTTCAAATACGTTGAACATCTCAACGCCGTCAAGTGATTTCAGCGACTTAGTTGGGATGGAGGATCATATGAAAAAATTGGAACGAATGTTATACCTAGATCTGAATGATGTGAGGATGATAGGGATTTGGGGTCCTCCTGGGATTGGTAAGACTTCCATCGCCAGAGTTTTATTTCGAAAACATTCTGACAGTTTCGATTTGAGTGTCTTTATGGAGACTGTCAAGGGTTATACAAGACCAGGTTGTTCGGATGAACACGGTCTTAAGCTGCACTTACAGCAGCAGTTTCTGTCTCAAATATTCAACCAGAAGGATGTAGAAGTTCCTCACTTAGGAGTTGTACAAGACAGGTTAAGAGACAAGAGAGTGCTTGTTGTGCTTGATGACGTTGATCAGTCAGCACAATTAGAAGCCATGGCCAAGGAAAATAAGTGGTTTGGTCCTGGAAGTCGGATTATCATCACCACGCAAGATCGAAGACTTTTGAAAGCACATGGAATCAAAGATGTGTACAAGGTGGATTTACCACCACCTGATGATGCTTTTCAAATCTTCTGCATGTATGCTTTTGGTAAAACCTCTCCAAAACATGGTTTCGAGGAGCTTGCATGGGAAGCTACATACCTTTCTGGTATACACCCTTCGGGAATAAAAAGTATGGGCTCTTATTTCCGGAAAATGTCAAAACCGGAGTGGGTAAACGCGTTACAAAGGTTAAGGACTAGTAAGCTTGACTCTGAATCTCCGAGGACCCACAGAAAGCTCATAAATAGATTAAGGAATGTAAAACAGAAGATGCTGTCAAATACGTTGAGCCGTATAAGGAAGCACCAAATAGCATCAGCAGCAGCAAAAGCTGCTAGTGTTTATGAAACAAGTATAAAAGAAGAGGTGGATTCGTCCGCGGAGTCGTTGAATCATTGA